In Desulfosalsimonas propionicica, the following are encoded in one genomic region:
- a CDS encoding FmdB family zinc ribbon protein gives MPIYEFKCVQCGDIQEFILGAGNDSEEVEMKCKACGCETLERVISRVGCCKTGQQGAKPQVSSQTCGSGNTCATIDLPGPSR, from the coding sequence ATGCCCATATATGAATTTAAATGCGTCCAGTGCGGAGACATCCAGGAATTTATCCTCGGTGCCGGAAATGACTCCGAGGAAGTGGAGATGAAATGCAAGGCCTGCGGCTGTGAAACCCTGGAGCGGGTGATCAGCCGGGTGGGCTGCTGCAAAACAGGCCAGCAGGGCGCCAAACCCCAGGTTTCGTCCCAAACCTGCGGGTCCGGCAACACCTGCGCCACCATTGATCTACCCGGACCGTCGCGGTAG
- a CDS encoding 3D domain-containing protein — protein MSEKKFQSVYLLVLLMAAIVVMTAGCGSKYRVKTMEVTAYCGCGQCCGWERGSWKCLKLDVWNKYISYGPRAGRPYTGLTASGTKPREPQPGLFSGDSLTHPWMILVRIVFFPWLLLPEDGTIAADTRYYPFGTRMFVPGYGYGVVEDRGSAIKGPRRLDIFYRSHTEALQWGRKKVNVTIYPK, from the coding sequence ATGTCCGAGAAAAAATTTCAGTCCGTTTACCTTCTGGTATTGCTCATGGCGGCGATTGTGGTGATGACTGCCGGATGCGGCAGCAAATACCGGGTCAAAACCATGGAGGTGACCGCCTACTGCGGCTGCGGCCAGTGCTGCGGATGGGAACGGGGCTCGTGGAAATGCCTGAAACTCGATGTCTGGAACAAATACATCTCATATGGTCCCAGGGCCGGCCGGCCTTACACGGGGCTGACCGCAAGCGGCACCAAACCCCGTGAGCCCCAACCCGGACTTTTTTCCGGAGACAGCCTTACCCATCCCTGGATGATACTGGTGCGCATCGTGTTTTTCCCGTGGCTGCTGCTGCCCGAAGACGGCACCATTGCCGCAGATACCCGGTATTATCCCTTTGGCACGCGCATGTTTGTGCCCGGATACGGATACGGCGTCGTAGAAGACCGGGGCAGTGCCATCAAGGGCCCCCGGCGTTTGGACATTTTTTACCGCTCCCACACAGAGGCCCTGCAGTGGGGCAGGAAAAAAGTCAATGTCACCATTTATCCCAAATAA
- a CDS encoding PaaI family thioesterase, with the protein MDNNTRFEFLKQDYRQGFPAHCGIEVVNVDAGRFEVKLTVGPEHAQREGFVHAGVLATMADHTAGYAAYTLVAEDVSILTIELKINYFKPVTGDTVACRSRIIHQGRRILAAESELFSVLQNQEKLVSKALVTLMAIPGSVSE; encoded by the coding sequence ATGGACAATAACACCCGCTTTGAATTTTTAAAGCAGGATTACAGACAGGGTTTTCCGGCCCACTGCGGAATAGAGGTGGTCAATGTTGATGCCGGACGTTTTGAGGTAAAACTGACTGTCGGCCCGGAGCACGCCCAGCGTGAAGGCTTTGTCCATGCCGGGGTGCTGGCCACCATGGCCGATCACACCGCCGGATACGCCGCCTACACCCTGGTGGCCGAAGATGTTTCCATACTGACCATTGAACTGAAAATCAACTACTTCAAACCGGTCACAGGCGATACAGTGGCGTGCCGATCCAGGATCATCCACCAGGGACGGAGGATTCTCGCGGCGGAATCGGAACTGTTTTCGGTTCTCCAAAACCAGGAAAAACTGGTGTCCAAGGCGCTTGTCACCCTGATGGCGATCCCGGGCTCAGTTTCGGAATAA
- a CDS encoding arginine N-succinyltransferase, which produces MNEQSQPPDRLADQRPKSRSRLKFIAILAAVALLSAVGTAVAIRYVFFPSEFTPVTLSPKEEKKLTQKINRLNAASMNQPSQGPARDQNSPVTPEPYTEDPGSRQIIFSQREFNALIAKNTNLADKLAFNFSEDMASMKLLIPMDPDFPLLGGKTIKITAGVELGYANAKPVVKIRGMSIWGVPLPNAWMGNLKNVDLVREFGNEKGFWSTFAAGVEDFRVQDGELRIRLKP; this is translated from the coding sequence ATGAATGAACAAAGCCAACCACCGGACCGGCTTGCGGATCAAAGGCCCAAATCCCGCAGCCGGCTCAAATTTATTGCAATTCTTGCGGCAGTGGCACTGCTTTCCGCTGTTGGCACCGCTGTGGCCATCCGGTACGTGTTTTTTCCCTCAGAATTCACGCCGGTGACATTGAGCCCCAAAGAGGAAAAAAAGCTCACCCAAAAAATCAACCGGCTCAATGCCGCATCCATGAACCAACCTTCCCAGGGACCGGCCCGGGATCAAAATTCGCCCGTAACCCCGGAGCCATATACGGAAGATCCCGGCAGCCGGCAAATCATTTTCAGCCAAAGGGAGTTCAATGCCCTGATCGCCAAAAACACCAACCTGGCAGACAAGCTGGCATTTAATTTTTCCGAAGACATGGCCAGCATGAAACTACTGATCCCCATGGATCCGGATTTTCCGCTTTTGGGCGGCAAAACCATAAAAATCACCGCAGGGGTGGAACTGGGCTATGCCAACGCCAAACCCGTTGTCAAAATCCGGGGCATGAGTATCTGGGGCGTGCCCCTGCCCAATGCCTGGATGGGAAATTTAAAAAACGTGGACCTTGTCCGTGAGTTCGGCAATGAAAAAGGCTTTTGGTCCACCTTTGCCGCAGGCGTTGAAGATTTCCGGGTGCAGGACGGCGAACTCCGAATCCGTCTCAAACCCTGA
- a CDS encoding DUF3786 domain-containing protein, whose translation MSQPASPMEIYKLLNKSNCRHCNEKTCMAFAAAVFTGKRSLSECPYVDAEAVAAFENQNNAAQQSNGNGAEVDDAVEELREQVRQTDLEEAARRLGARFEKGRIIVKVMGKDFAVDGDGRISTQIHVNPWVTVPVFDYIVNAKGTPPTGQWVPLRELKGGREREGLFDQRCTKPLKSIADNYTDFFNDMLDVFDGKRTETRFDADTAVVMYPMAKAPLLFCYWEPEEGMESNLQIFFDKCVEDNLSIGSVYTLGAGLAHMFEKFSLKHTG comes from the coding sequence ATGTCCCAACCTGCAAGTCCCATGGAGATTTATAAACTATTAAACAAGTCCAACTGCCGCCATTGCAATGAAAAAACCTGTATGGCCTTTGCTGCGGCAGTGTTTACGGGAAAAAGAAGTTTGTCTGAATGCCCTTACGTGGATGCCGAGGCTGTTGCGGCATTTGAAAATCAAAACAATGCCGCCCAACAGTCAAACGGCAATGGTGCAGAAGTCGATGATGCCGTGGAAGAGCTTCGGGAGCAGGTGCGCCAAACCGACCTGGAGGAAGCCGCCCGGCGCCTGGGCGCCCGTTTTGAAAAAGGCCGCATCATTGTCAAGGTCATGGGCAAGGATTTTGCCGTGGACGGCGACGGCCGGATTTCCACCCAGATTCATGTCAATCCCTGGGTGACTGTGCCGGTGTTTGATTACATCGTCAATGCAAAGGGCACGCCCCCCACGGGCCAGTGGGTGCCCCTTCGGGAGCTTAAGGGCGGACGTGAGCGCGAGGGCCTGTTTGACCAGCGCTGCACCAAACCCTTAAAAAGCATTGCAGACAACTATACGGATTTTTTCAATGATATGCTCGACGTGTTTGACGGCAAACGTACTGAAACCCGGTTTGATGCCGATACCGCGGTGGTGATGTATCCCATGGCCAAAGCCCCTCTGCTGTTTTGCTACTGGGAGCCCGAAGAGGGGATGGAATCGAATTTGCAGATATTTTTTGACAAATGCGTGGAAGACAACCTGAGCATCGGCTCTGTCTACACCTTGGGAGCGGGTCTGGCCCACATGTTTGAAAAGTTTTCCTTAAAGCATACAGGTTGA
- the amrA gene encoding AmmeMemoRadiSam system protein A has protein sequence MTEEHQSREFDEKKGEILLEIARKTIAERLGLSYKPSTDLDAASRDTAFESRRGTFVTLKINDQLRGCIGNLLPDKPLISAVQDNAVNAAFQDPRFAPLSKQEFEKIQIEVSLLTEPKPLNYKDGRDLLDKLRPHVDGVILRKGPYSSTFLPQVWEQLPDQRTFLEQLCMKAGLPSDAWQKGDTEVLTYQVEYFEEPR, from the coding sequence ATGACAGAGGAGCATCAAAGCCGGGAGTTTGACGAAAAAAAAGGCGAAATCCTGCTTGAAATCGCCAGAAAAACCATTGCCGAGCGTCTCGGCCTGTCTTACAAACCTTCAACGGATCTGGACGCCGCATCCCGGGATACCGCGTTTGAAAGCCGCCGGGGCACTTTCGTGACCTTGAAAATCAATGATCAACTCAGGGGCTGTATCGGAAACCTTCTGCCGGACAAGCCCCTGATCAGCGCTGTGCAGGACAACGCTGTAAACGCCGCATTTCAGGATCCGCGCTTTGCTCCCTTGTCAAAGCAGGAATTTGAAAAAATCCAAATCGAGGTCAGCCTGCTCACAGAACCCAAACCCCTGAATTACAAGGACGGCCGGGATCTGCTTGACAAGCTCCGTCCCCATGTGGACGGGGTGATTCTCCGAAAAGGACCCTACAGCTCCACGTTTCTGCCCCAAGTCTGGGAACAGCTCCCGGATCAAAGGACCTTTCTGGAGCAATTGTGCATGAAGGCCGGGCTGCCCTCAGATGCCTGGCAAAAAGGCGATACCGAGGTGCTGACCTACCAGGTTGAGTATTTTGAAGAGCCCAGGTAA
- a CDS encoding tetratricopeptide repeat protein, translating into MSIFRKLFLIVAFALVWLLGVQAAAQEILLDKMETCGDLICYPSLDSPERFYYLPDQPGLAYKNGRPQFSFLKYARTRKTGEAGTGQAAGGGILHFLVTYGASDERVRRAENDLRQRHPDAVLAGPIAYRNGSFALVTSFQQENQQTTRTVAVGKAPLMEGQKTAVSMALTRQGAELLWESFQSDTPDISLVFDMEFAGIRQPYEATLEADWKRVSKHDRIKAGFKYQWFGADVDILLQELRQTGAVKITTKGENKNMDQIIQSANEKLLKVMFDPAPADDLKKAAVQKNSYESLNQAVQLLKNAAGAKKSKKSAGIANPEAIYRLAGDLPASAAKPFWQSVYQSLFPSAYADTFRDRAKELYTKGCVHYSKEEYQQALETFRQALDFYVKNKDAEPQGKADLLFNVGMCLFKMEHYEPAIDPFNHAADLYGRDSVNGKAALGKIEKAKALAAAGSGDRPAASADSGGIDPEAAEQTAIEKDAGYAYNHARGLYEKARKANFKQAETQAALKAYEAYQKNQQLTGSRADEVNGRIRMLRQRLEKKADAAPTAASDEAQSAGRTAEEAAGIASGKLEDSSAGQTATTDASSKVGQQAAAGDKDKTGVDSRKEAAKKTAAQKNRASGAPGFSLVASYEMKRIKRSGKMVYEMNHFRTENQAFAMAENIGAIYARYGNDPRVFRAVTIDDPVFKQREVLVTLDGQDAATFTKYMNFVTVKMKKRHQAGDITTDEVVITPERFNDSGNHFSMAYGWKNDSDREAWLNYKYQAIWSFHGGVELRTPWKDTDSPMLALTPPHRYRTIAIEGDGSRLTKAGVRHGVITLKCRIGDHYVTRQATIRNKGPAPSMILDIPEDPDNPETRMAVTWYLTGSRKIPTAERKLEGDIIYWDELPGGGI; encoded by the coding sequence GTGTCAATTTTCCGAAAACTGTTTTTGATTGTTGCCTTTGCGTTGGTGTGGCTCCTGGGCGTCCAGGCGGCGGCCCAGGAAATTTTGCTGGATAAAATGGAAACCTGTGGAGATTTGATCTGTTATCCAAGCTTGGATTCGCCGGAGCGTTTTTACTATCTTCCGGATCAGCCCGGACTTGCCTATAAAAACGGCCGGCCCCAGTTTTCCTTTCTCAAGTATGCCCGGACCCGAAAGACAGGCGAAGCCGGCACAGGACAAGCTGCGGGCGGTGGCATTCTTCATTTTCTCGTGACCTACGGCGCATCTGATGAGCGGGTCCGCCGGGCTGAAAACGACCTGCGGCAGCGCCACCCGGACGCTGTTTTGGCGGGCCCGATTGCGTACCGCAACGGAAGCTTTGCCCTGGTTACATCCTTTCAGCAGGAAAATCAGCAAACCACCCGCACGGTGGCAGTCGGCAAAGCCCCTTTGATGGAAGGACAGAAGACAGCCGTATCCATGGCCCTGACCCGGCAAGGGGCGGAATTGCTGTGGGAAAGCTTCCAAAGCGATACACCGGATATCTCCCTGGTTTTTGACATGGAATTTGCCGGGATCCGGCAGCCCTATGAGGCCACCCTGGAGGCGGACTGGAAAAGGGTCAGCAAGCATGACCGCATCAAGGCCGGCTTCAAGTATCAGTGGTTCGGCGCGGACGTGGATATTCTGCTCCAGGAGCTGCGACAGACAGGCGCGGTTAAAATCACCACCAAGGGTGAAAATAAAAACATGGACCAGATCATCCAGAGTGCGAATGAGAAGTTGCTGAAAGTGATGTTTGATCCTGCGCCCGCCGATGATTTAAAGAAAGCCGCTGTTCAAAAAAACAGCTATGAGAGCCTGAATCAGGCGGTCCAGCTGCTCAAAAACGCTGCCGGCGCAAAAAAATCCAAGAAAAGCGCCGGCATTGCAAACCCAGAGGCAATTTACAGGCTGGCGGGGGACCTGCCCGCTTCTGCAGCCAAGCCTTTCTGGCAGTCGGTTTATCAGTCTCTTTTCCCTTCAGCCTATGCCGACACCTTTAGAGACCGGGCCAAGGAGCTGTATACGAAGGGGTGCGTCCATTACAGCAAAGAAGAATATCAGCAGGCGCTCGAAACTTTCAGGCAAGCCTTGGACTTCTATGTCAAAAACAAGGACGCGGAACCCCAGGGGAAAGCCGATTTACTGTTCAATGTTGGAATGTGCCTGTTCAAAATGGAACACTACGAACCCGCCATAGATCCCTTCAACCATGCCGCGGATCTCTATGGACGGGACAGCGTTAACGGAAAAGCCGCACTGGGAAAAATTGAAAAGGCAAAAGCCCTCGCCGCGGCGGGGTCCGGGGACAGGCCGGCCGCCTCAGCCGACAGCGGGGGAATCGATCCGGAAGCCGCGGAGCAGACGGCCATTGAAAAAGATGCTGGCTATGCGTACAACCACGCCCGAGGCCTGTATGAAAAAGCCCGGAAAGCCAACTTTAAACAGGCTGAAACCCAAGCAGCCCTGAAGGCTTACGAGGCTTATCAAAAAAACCAGCAACTTACAGGCAGCCGGGCCGACGAAGTCAATGGACGCATCCGCATGCTGCGCCAGCGCCTCGAAAAAAAGGCGGATGCTGCCCCCACTGCCGCCTCTGATGAAGCACAATCCGCCGGTCGGACAGCAGAAGAAGCTGCCGGCATAGCTTCGGGAAAGCTGGAGGATTCCTCCGCAGGACAGACAGCAACAACGGATGCGTCGTCAAAAGTCGGTCAGCAAGCAGCAGCAGGGGACAAAGACAAGACCGGCGTTGACAGCAGGAAAGAGGCTGCTAAAAAAACGGCCGCCCAAAAAAACCGTGCCAGTGGCGCACCGGGTTTTTCCTTGGTGGCCTCCTATGAAATGAAGCGCATCAAGCGCTCCGGCAAGATGGTCTATGAGATGAATCATTTCCGAACAGAGAACCAGGCTTTTGCCATGGCTGAAAATATCGGGGCCATCTATGCCCGATACGGCAACGATCCCCGGGTGTTTCGGGCCGTGACAATCGATGATCCGGTTTTCAAACAGCGGGAAGTCCTGGTGACGCTCGATGGACAGGATGCCGCCACTTTTACCAAGTATATGAATTTCGTTACGGTGAAAATGAAAAAGCGCCACCAGGCAGGCGATATAACCACAGATGAGGTGGTTATCACACCCGAAAGATTCAATGATTCCGGCAACCATTTTTCCATGGCGTATGGATGGAAAAACGATTCCGATCGCGAAGCCTGGCTGAATTACAAATACCAGGCCATCTGGTCCTTTCACGGCGGGGTGGAACTCCGCACCCCGTGGAAGGACACCGACAGCCCCATGCTGGCTCTGACCCCGCCCCACCGCTACAGGACAATTGCCATCGAGGGCGACGGCAGCCGCCTGACAAAGGCGGGGGTGCGCCATGGGGTAATCACCCTGAAATGCAGAATCGGGGATCATTATGTGACCCGGCAGGCCACGATCCGGAATAAAGGCCCGGCGCCATCCATGATCCTCGACATTCCCGAAGACCCGGACAATCCCGAAACCCGGATGGCCGTCACCTGGTATCTCACAGGAAGCAGAAAAATACCAACTGCAGAAAGAAAACTGGAAGGCGATATCATCTATTGGGATGAACTTCCCGGGGGAGGCATTTAA